CTCGAGCGGGCGATTGGAGCTTCGCATGCCTAACGCGCACAAGCAGGTTCTGCAGCCCGATGGTTGGGTTGCGCCACGCGGCTACGTCAACGGCGTGGCGGCCACGGGGCGGATGATTTTTGTCGCGGGTCAGGTCGGCTGGAATGCCGCCGGCCAGTTTGCCAGCGAGGATTTTGTGGATCAGGTGCGCCAAGCCCTGGAGAACGTCAAAGCCGTGCTGGCGGAAGGGGGAGCCGCTCCCGAGCATATCACGCGTATGACGTGGTATCTGACGGATAAGCGGGAGTACTCGGCACGCACCCGCGAGGTTGGAGAGGCCTATCGCCAAGTACTGGGACGCGAGTATCAGATTGCCATGTCGGCGGTCGAGGTCAGCGGGCTCATCGAGGACGGCGCCAAAGTGGAGATCGAGGTCACGGCCGTGGTGCCCGCGTAGGCTCGGCGGCTCCACGTCGGGTGGGGGAAACCAAGGCCCCCAGCGAAAGGCCGGCCCACAAAAAAAAGCGCCGTCCGGCAGTGGTTGCCGGACGGCGCTTTGAGTTGCCCCTCCAGGGGTCGAACCTGGACTCTTCTGCTCCAGAGGCAGACGTGTTGCCAGTTACACCAAGGGGCAATGCGAACTCCTGATTATCGGCAGTTGCGCCGCCAATCAGGAACCCGAATTCTAGCGTCCTCCCCCCGTCTGGGCAACCCATTGCGGGAGGCGCTACTGTATAGGATATGACCACAGACCTTCGGTTTCCCATCGGAAAGTTCGCCCGCCCCGCAGCCCTCACCGCCGAGGAGCGGACGGCCGCCATCGCGCGTATTGCGGCCCATCCGGCGGCGCTCCGCGCCGCCGTACAGGGGCTCGATGACGCACAACTCAACACCCCGTACCGCCCTGATGGTTGGACGGTGCGGCAGCTCGTTCACCATATGGCCGACTCGCACATCAACGCGTATGCGCGAACGCGCATGGCGCTGACGGAAGCGACACCCACGATCAAGCCCTACGACGAGGAGCCCTGGGCGGAACTGTGGGATGCCCGTTCGCTTCCGGTTGAAGTGTCGCTTGGCCTCGTGGATGGCTTGCACGAGCGTTGGGTGGCCCTGCTGCGACACCTCGAACCGGCGGCCTTTGCGCGGACGATGGTACATCCGGCGAACGGCCCTATGACGATTGATGTGCAGCTCGCGCTGTACGCGTGGCAAGGTTCTACCCCCCAAGATCGGTACTGTATGATGTAACTCATTGTTGTATCAGTGTTTAGTTTTAGTACACATACTGTTACTCCGGAACTATGGGTGTTCTTGCTTCTAGTAAGTCCATATGAGATGCACTGGGTTCGGTAGACAGGGAGTTAAGCTACTGCCGCCCGCTCGAAGTTGATCGGGCTCTTGTTGCCGAGGGTCGAGTGCCTCCGGGTGGGATTGTAGAAGCGCTCGATGTAGTCGAAGATGTCGGCCCGCG
The genomic region above belongs to Gemmatimonadota bacterium and contains:
- a CDS encoding putative metal-dependent hydrolase, encoding MTTDLRFPIGKFARPAALTAEERTAAIARIAAHPAALRAAVQGLDDAQLNTPYRPDGWTVRQLVHHMADSHINAYARTRMALTEATPTIKPYDEEPWAELWDARSLPVEVSLGLVDGLHERWVALLRHLEPAAFARTMVHPANGPMTIDVQLALYAWQGSTPQDRYCMM
- a CDS encoding RidA family protein, whose protein sequence is MPNAHKQVLQPDGWVAPRGYVNGVAATGRMIFVAGQVGWNAAGQFASEDFVDQVRQALENVKAVLAEGGAAPEHITRMTWYLTDKREYSARTREVGEAYRQVLGREYQIAMSAVEVSGLIEDGAKVEIEVTAVVPA